One genomic region from Flavobacterium lindanitolerans encodes:
- the dapA gene encoding 4-hydroxy-tetrahydrodipicolinate synthase: MQSLIGTGVALVTPFKKDFSVDVEALKRIVNYQIDNGIDYMVVLGTTGEPATMNKEEKELVIKTVKETNNGRLPLVLGVGGNNTAEVVEELKTRDFTGFTAVLSVSPYYNKPTQEGIYQHFKAIAEASPLPVILYNVPGRTGSNMLPSTVIRLANDFKNVVAIKEAAGDIVQAMKLIQGKPKDFLVISGDDMVTLPMVLAGGAGVISVIAEGFPKQFSKMVRLGLERKVDEAYELHYQIADSIDMIFEQGNPAGVKEIFKVLGLSENTVRLPLVNVNEDLAGRIEQFVKKTVL; this comes from the coding sequence ATGCAGTCACTTATAGGAACAGGCGTAGCGCTTGTCACACCTTTCAAAAAAGATTTTTCTGTTGATGTCGAGGCTCTAAAAAGAATTGTAAACTATCAAATCGATAATGGAATTGATTATATGGTAGTTTTAGGAACAACCGGTGAGCCGGCAACCATGAATAAGGAAGAAAAAGAATTGGTTATTAAAACCGTAAAAGAAACCAATAACGGCAGATTGCCGTTGGTTTTGGGTGTTGGAGGAAATAATACTGCAGAAGTTGTTGAAGAGCTAAAAACCAGAGATTTTACAGGTTTTACGGCTGTGCTTTCTGTTTCGCCATATTATAACAAGCCAACCCAGGAAGGTATCTATCAGCATTTCAAAGCCATTGCAGAAGCTTCACCGCTTCCTGTTATCCTGTATAATGTTCCGGGGAGAACGGGAAGTAATATGCTGCCGTCAACCGTAATCCGTTTGGCAAATGATTTTAAAAATGTTGTGGCGATAAAAGAAGCTGCCGGTGATATTGTTCAGGCAATGAAACTGATTCAGGGCAAACCAAAAGATTTTCTGGTAATTTCGGGTGATGATATGGTAACACTTCCAATGGTTTTAGCCGGAGGTGCAGGGGTAATCTCGGTAATTGCTGAAGGATTTCCGAAACAGTTTTCTAAAATGGTGCGTTTAGGATTGGAGCGAAAAGTAGATGAGGCTTACGAACTTCACTACCAGATTGCTGATTCAATCGACATGATTTTCGAGCAGGGAAATCCTGCGGGTGTTAAAGAAATCTTTAAAGTTTTGGGATTGTCAGAAAATACAGTACGTTTGCCATTAGTGAATGTTAACGAAGATTTAGCAGGAAGAATAGAGCAATTTGTTAAGAAAACAGTACTTTAG
- a CDS encoding DUF6913 domain-containing protein produces MFLNFFKNFSAKRTLKNSSLHVKGNPSDETITTVGLLIDKTYFEDKVNLIEELLANGIKRENIQILLYKDRFKKKETVNYPSFSHKDLSWKGTLDNKNVKEFTDKEFDMLISYYDTEKAPLMITTFKSKANFKVGFSTIDKRLNHFMINTNAENYKVFVFELFKYLKILNKI; encoded by the coding sequence ATGTTTTTAAATTTTTTCAAGAACTTTTCTGCAAAAAGAACATTAAAAAATAGTTCCCTGCACGTAAAGGGAAACCCGTCTGACGAAACGATAACAACGGTCGGATTGTTAATTGACAAGACTTATTTTGAAGATAAGGTCAACCTGATTGAAGAGCTTTTAGCCAACGGAATCAAAAGAGAGAATATCCAGATATTGTTATATAAAGACCGTTTTAAGAAAAAAGAAACCGTAAATTATCCGAGCTTTAGCCATAAAGATTTAAGCTGGAAAGGAACGCTGGACAATAAAAATGTAAAAGAGTTTACCGATAAGGAGTTCGATATGCTGATCAGCTATTATGATACAGAAAAAGCACCTTTGATGATTACGACTTTTAAGTCAAAAGCTAATTTTAAAGTTGGATTTTCAACGATTGACAAGAGGCTAAACCATTTTATGATTAATACCAATGCAGAAAACTACAAGGTTTTTGTTTTCGAACTATTCAAATATTTAAAAATACTAAATAAAATATAA
- a CDS encoding 5'-nucleotidase C-terminal domain-containing protein, with protein MLKQKNYNAALTQFVSILTLFLVISCATQKPYVSKIEGKQIGITNTNPQTPAIEEFIKPYRENIDKDMNQILAYAPETMDKSKGEWQTTIGSLQADITLATANKLFLKRENKPVDICLLNHGGIRSMISKGNVTTRTAFELMPFENELVVVALKGQQIVEMVNYLISEKKPHPLAGMEIVLNKDASSYKSITIQGKPLDINKTYYVATNDYLYNGGDSMNFFKKGTMTSLDYKLRNVWIDYFKETDTIPVPRNKRIIVE; from the coding sequence ATGCTAAAACAAAAAAACTATAACGCTGCTCTGACACAATTTGTTTCAATTCTAACATTATTTCTGGTAATTTCCTGCGCTACCCAAAAGCCGTATGTTTCCAAAATTGAAGGCAAGCAGATTGGCATTACGAACACCAACCCACAAACTCCTGCTATCGAGGAATTTATAAAGCCTTACCGCGAAAATATTGATAAGGACATGAATCAGATTCTTGCCTATGCCCCGGAAACAATGGACAAAAGTAAAGGTGAATGGCAAACAACTATTGGCAGCTTACAGGCAGACATAACGCTTGCAACCGCTAACAAATTATTTCTGAAGAGAGAAAACAAACCGGTGGATATCTGCCTGCTGAATCATGGCGGTATCCGAAGCATGATTTCCAAAGGAAATGTGACTACCCGTACTGCATTCGAACTGATGCCTTTTGAAAACGAATTGGTTGTCGTTGCCTTAAAAGGCCAACAGATTGTAGAAATGGTGAATTATCTGATTTCTGAAAAAAAGCCGCACCCGCTTGCAGGCATGGAAATCGTGTTAAACAAAGATGCTTCTTCCTATAAAAGCATTACGATACAGGGAAAGCCTCTGGACATCAACAAAACCTATTATGTGGCGACAAACGATTATTTATATAATGGTGGTGACAGCATGAATTTCTTCAAAAAAGGAACCATGACTTCATTAGATTATAAGCTCCGCAACGTTTGGATTGATTATTTTAAAGAAACAGACACGATTCCGGTACCGCGAAACAAAAGGATTATTGTTGAGTAA
- a CDS encoding bifunctional metallophosphatase/5'-nucleotidase has product MKRRDFIQKTVAGSALLTVGGLSLSSFNTLNKKHITILHTNDVHSHIDPFPPTDAKNPNMGGVSRRASLIESIRRENPNVLLLDAGDIFQGTPYFNYYGGELEFKLMSMMKYDLATMGNHDFDNGIDGFYSQLHNAKFDFVSANYDFKNTVLDGIVKPYKIFIKDGIKIGVFGLGVELDGLVDKKNYKETVYNDPVSVSQEMTRILKTQEKCDLIICLSHIGYAYKNDPDKISDLKLAAATRDIDLIIGGHTHTFLDKPTIVKNLDWIDTLVNQVGCYGINLGRIDFYFDTDKNKIHSGRTIVV; this is encoded by the coding sequence ATGAAAAGAAGAGATTTTATACAGAAAACGGTAGCAGGTTCGGCTTTACTGACTGTTGGCGGATTATCATTAAGCAGTTTTAACACACTTAACAAAAAGCATATCACCATACTGCATACCAACGATGTTCACAGCCATATCGACCCGTTTCCACCAACAGACGCCAAAAATCCTAATATGGGCGGTGTTTCCAGACGGGCCAGCCTGATTGAAAGCATTCGCAGGGAAAATCCAAATGTTTTGCTTTTGGATGCCGGTGATATATTTCAGGGAACTCCTTACTTCAACTATTATGGCGGCGAATTGGAATTTAAGCTGATGAGCATGATGAAATATGACCTTGCCACTATGGGAAATCATGATTTCGACAACGGGATTGACGGTTTCTATTCGCAATTGCACAATGCAAAGTTTGATTTCGTGAGTGCCAATTATGATTTTAAAAACACTGTTCTGGATGGCATTGTGAAGCCTTATAAGATTTTTATCAAGGATGGCATCAAGATTGGTGTTTTTGGATTGGGTGTTGAATTAGACGGATTGGTAGACAAGAAGAATTATAAAGAAACAGTTTATAATGACCCGGTTTCTGTATCGCAGGAAATGACGCGAATCCTGAAAACACAGGAGAAATGCGACCTTATCATTTGCCTTTCGCATATTGGATATGCTTACAAAAACGACCCGGATAAAATTTCAGATTTAAAATTAGCCGCCGCAACAAGAGATATTGACCTGATTATTGGCGGACATACACATACTTTTCTTGACAAACCTACCATTGTAAAAAATCTGGACTGGATTGATACATTGGTGAATCAGGTAGGTTGCTATGGTATTAATTTAGGAAGAATCGATTTTTATTTTGATACGGATAAAAATAAGATCCATAGTGGAAGAACTATTGTAGTTTAA